From the genome of Rhododendron vialii isolate Sample 1 chromosome 10a, ASM3025357v1:
TTTAAATCTTGTTGAATTTATCATTTTGAAACGCAAATTTTCCATATTCGAGAAccctctcctccctccctccctggAGCTCGTCCATTCGTTGCGCGATCCCATGCTTGTTTAGGCCGGTGCGGTGAGTGAGATTTCTGCTAATACCAACTTGCTAGGGTTGCCTGGCAAtacacaaacaacaacaaaggccCAAATTCCTAAAACAGACAATTATTGAACACCTgcatttcattctctctctcatatcatAAAGAAGAAAGTTGTTCTACAATAAAATCACAAAGAAGCAAGAAACCAAaatttctttctcaaaaaatatgagTAAATTAGAGATCATTCCAACACCACAGTGGCACCCAACCCCTTGAGTTTCTCCATGATCGAATCCGCCTCTTCCTTGGCAACCCCTTTCTTCACCACAACCGGAGCCTTCTCGACCAAATCCTTGGCCTCCTTCAATCCCAATTCCGTAAAGCTCCTCACCTCCTTTATGATCTTGATCTTCGCCCCCGCGTCGAACTTCTCCAGCTTCACGTCGAACGCCGTCTTCTCCGCCGCCTTCACGTCCGCCGATCCAGCCCCGGCTAACGGTGACGAAGCCGCGGGCGATGGGCCCGATACGGCCGGGCCATAGTTGTTGAGGCCCATCTTGTGGCGGAACAGGACCGAGTAATCGAATCTCTCAAACTTGTTGAGGCTGAGGAGCTCGTCCGCTATTCGCTCCAGCTTCTGGGGTTGGGTCTCGGCTGTAGAGAGGTTGCGCGAGATAGGGTTTcggatgagagagaagagactcGGTAGGTTTCTGAGCGGGACTTTTGAGGCCATTTTCAGGAGATCGAGTCCGTTGTCTTGCTCTCTGATGGGGTTTTGCAAGAATTTTACTGAGTGTACCTGCGTTTGTGGGTGTTTGCTTTTTTTAGGGTTCTAAACAAGAGAGGGACGACGGTAATTTAGTAATTACGGGTTATTTGGATTACAAAAAACGACGTCGTGCTTTTTTTAGGGTTCTAAACAAGAGAGAGACAAGGGTAATTAAGTAATTACGATCAATCACTAGGAAACCTCTAACAACAGTAGGACCCTTAAAAAGTTCTGAAAAATACCTATCAGATTCTTCAGCAGTGTCGAATAAGTACACACTTACATCCATGAGATAGCTATGAGGTCACGGCCCAAATGACGCAACGGCATTCTTAAATCTCCCAGAATTTCCAATAACCTATATCTTACAGCTGGACCTCTCAAGTTAGGATCGAGGGCATCTCATCCATGTTATTGCACATAACACACCcacaaaaattatgaacaatAACAGTACTCAATCGACAGATGATTCTAAAAAACCAGCAGAGAGCAAAAAACCTACAGAACTCCAACCAATGTTTTCAAATCGGGAGACGTATTGTGTATCGATTTTTCAATTATATAGTTCGTATCGAGATACGTATTGTGTATCTTGAGATACGTTTGTTGAAAGAGTTGGAGTTTCTATTGCGTAAttggacaatttttttagaagagGAGGATGAATACTAAAGACAAGAGTGGGAAAGGAGAGTATTTGCATTGTACTTGaactcatactttttttttggcatcccCGTTTATACTACTCCATGGAAGACTcaagtacaaagatattttcatataaCATAAACTTTGaaataattctagaattacaccttcttacaaaaaaaaaactctagatatttcaGAATGATATTCTAGAGCTCCTAGACTTAAATATTTTATagtttctaaaaactagataCTTATATCTTTTTCGATAATATCTATCATCTTTGGATTTTGCCAATTGGAGCTTTGTGaaaatactaaatttaattTATGCTTCAATAGCGTTAGTCATAAATGGTGGTTAAAATCTTACGATACGGGATACGTATCCTACGATTCGTATCGTCTCCTTCCAAAAACGATACGTATCGCAGACCGTAtcctttttgtatagaaatcttACGATACTGCGGCGTATCCTACGATACAATAGCGTATCCCATTTCACAGcgtatcctacgattacttACAAAGAACAAATCATACCATATTTTAAGGGGTGGAACACCAAACACGTTCTGATCTTTTCATCTAATTATGGTCGTATCCAAATCATTTAAAAGAAACCCAAATCCTAAGCTCGAATAAGAGAAAGAACGTATTTCAATTATGTTTTGCGTGAATCTGATAATGgttctttttctcttccctAAACTCAAGCACCAAAAAGCCTCAATGCGATAGACCATGCGATAGAGACTTGGATTTTTTCatcctaaaaatatttttttcatacataaaacacatatttttcaaatatatgcTGAAATTTTAGATTATTATTAAGTATAACTATTATTTATTGTATATTAGCTTGTTAACGCATCTTatgatacacgatacgtatcccgatACGATTCGTAAAATGAAATAaacgatacacgatacgtattcCGATTTGAAACCActggtcataattaatatataattaaaaaatagataCACTTAATAATACCAACAAACTACCTCACACGCAATTACGCAAACAAGCAACATCATCAGATTAAAACTCATTTCCACAGCATTCAAAGAGAATCGCACTTCCACCCACAATACAAAACCATTCAAGAAATTAAAACCCTTAATTTAGGTTACCTCATAGTTCATTTGATGTCACCAGAATCAAAATCGCTCAGAGATACACAGACATGTATGCAGACCACGTATACAGTAACTACACATGGCTTGATTAAACCCCATCAGGGCCAGCACAATCACGaccaaaaaagatttttttattagCTAAGAATAAAATGCGTAATAACACTACTGTTATATTCAAATGCAGAGACTTCGATTTCCCACAAAATGATGGATGGAGAAATCAAGACGCATGGACAAAACTGTAAATGCAAAAGGGTGATCGATTAGAAATCTACCTCTAGAGCTGAAGAGGGCTGAATTGagttgaaggaaaaagaaagccCTATAGCTTCGGCATCAgcaccagagagagagatagagagagagagagagagagagagataattgGGTTTTCTGGCAACAGAAATGTTacggtcaaaaaaaatttaccccgaaaatagattgagattcactttggGATAAATTGTCTTTCTACTCCTACCTAGCATTCCTCAGCTGGCAAAGGATTGCTAAGAAAGGTTAGGAGAAGAGAGAGGCGAAGTTTTGCCCTAACTTTGGACGGTGGGGATTGAACTTGATAGTGGGATGTGGATGGGCTGAATGTGGACCATCATGTATCACGGCCCAATACGTTTCCTGGGCCATTTTTCGAATTGAGAGAGGGACTTAGTAGATTGTCTGATAACCCATATCCGTTTAGTTATTTTTAGAGGTGGCAATCTcaatccatattttttaatccgaTCAAATTCGCCTACttataatccaacccaatccGCCCATAATatataatgggttgatatgggttcaacccatatcaacccatatTTATATGGGTTTAGGTGGGTTGAAAATGAATTCAATATGGGTTTGACTTAAAAACACAAGTGACATCGATACAAACCTGTTTATTAATACTACTATTTATATTTACAACCAATATATAGCTTAttaatttatttacttaaaaaatCATGAAGATTGTTTGCATGTAATTATAAATAATTACGTAATCCTTCGGTTCCACCTTAAAAGTCCCAACGGAAATTCGTGCAttttaaaattccaaaaaattttccttttcggaCAAATCaacaatccacaaaaatttggcgcaaaattaacaaacgcgaaaaaagtTCACACGGTCAAAACCTcgcaattcaaaattttttgaataaagacaaacatAAGCAAGTACTTTCCTGATTCTTTGCAATGTGAGGAGTACTGGTTTCTTGTTTCcagtttcttcttttgtttttttaattataaaaattCCAAATGCAAATTACAATTTCTTCCAAGTTTCAATCTCCAGAACACACGATCCATGAATTGTGCACGCTTTCTTATATGTCAAAATATTGtggtgaaagtaaaaaaaataaattactttttctgatttcttttgTCAAGACGatcaataaggataaaaaatttATCGCAAAACgaataaatgcaaaaaacaaaaaaaaaagagattgaaTTAGGACAAAACggaaaagggaaagggaaacgaaataaataaataaataaattctgcATATCGAAAGCGTATACGTACAGGCCAAAACTCCAAAGTGAATGGCCTACACATGACGGTAGAGAAtttgaattttacttttctgaatcTCCTAATTGAGACAAATTGGGGGATCCAACAgggaaagaagcaaaaaaaaaaggaggaggaggaaaacggggcgggcgggtttgggtttgcCTTAGCCCATATTTGACCCAATCCGTTTCAACCCGTTTACtttttgacccatattcgacccgTCTATATTCGACCcacgacccgtttcaacccgcccAAAATCGCTAGAAAACTTATtatgctaatggaagtatgagcatgtttgAATAATCAACTTATTACcttgaataaacatatgttctttttgaacttcccacaaaggagaAAATAACGGTTTTCGAAGGTTaaaactttaccatttgatttaaagtatttgtattttgatatttcaaaggagttatgagcatgcatacatgaattgcttgtattacttgtgataTGATATTTAGTTGGATGGTCTTGCTAGTTTcaatattacaatgaatgatttatgtttaccTTGTTTACCtttgtgaaaagtcctgccACGGggtctatgcatgaaaatgagacacaaaaatcgagaaagtagaaacatggcacctagggtgtggttaatgaaaaggcgtgattgaaaagggtgaaatgttttgaaaaccgcagtgtggccggacttgcccattgtgtagtgtgtatgtgtgttttgtgtgcgttcccatgggaacctggaccggcggaaccatgatGAGAtatgacttggttatccgcggagatgAGCCAATgtagattttgtgtgccaatggaaacccggacagcgaaaccattgtgaggatactcgggaacccggaacggcggaaccgaggttgggtgtgttaaaaacgattttggaaatgttgttTTGGacaaagaaaagtgaaaatggtgacacggtctacgatgagtcgcgtaggagaaacacaaaaaaccatggacaccaacgatagtttgaatagcgaatgtgaatgtgtgattgctactgtctgttgtatatgatctattgtttataagttatgggttagcgggtagggtttattttattgagcttttgtagcttacggtgttacctttggtgaccctgacatattatattggtggcgacgctggtataatgtgtcagatctcgTAGACGAACACGGTGAACTCCACACTTTGAAAGCTTTCGGAGCCGAtaagcttgctaggatggaggaggagGCAGAACAGTAGATAGGCCCTAGATTATCTCTCccttttgtaataaaagtatttttatatacttttatagggtttatgatgtaatattgagccagactccatttattttgaaatgaaattgtccatttaacgttcccaaaattagtgGCATTACAGTTTCACCctatgatttctgaaaaagccctcaccgatatcctatcgagttgatttttttacagaaactcttaaaaaattattttaaaaataatgaacaatTCGGATCATATTAGTGGAACCCAAGGTGGGCTCCATAAAAGTGTAcgtgcaagatatgtgtaaaaTTGTGAGTCTCGTGAGCTTGGATTTGTATTTGAATGTGTGTGTGAGTCTCGTGAGCTTTTCTTTTAAGGATTTCTATAGATCCATTTTGATCGTAggccttttcaaaaaaaaaaaaattgatcgtaGGCAAGGGCGAAAGGAGCATTGGGCAAGTGGGGTCAATTGATCCATTGAGTTGGAAAATGCACCAAGGATatgagtaatttttattttttttatcaacaaaaggtTGAGAGAGAGCGACCAACATAGAAATTCTCTCTTAGGCGTGACCATAGAGGCTCTCTTCCGCCAATAGAATGTCTGATTCGAGCCATATCTAtgattatttataattttaactCCACATTTATTAGCCACTTACTCCAAAGGTTCTCATGAAATAAGTTTTGACGTCATTTCCATTCACAACCTAAGTTTCTCTTCCTCGTACAAAATGCAACACGAAATTTGGTTGACTTtgcgggaaaaaaatatttctcaattttAAATTACCAAGCTTGGGAAATCATGATTGTGCCTTGCATTCACAGATAAAAGTTAGTTACGATATAGGCAATTTCCAAATTCTTTTCCCTTACCCTCCGTTCAGTTGTTAGGAATGTTGtgtgaaaaatcaaatttcaagataagtgaagtaaagaaaaataaaatttagtttCTTGTGCGTGTTCTATAGACAAGGAAAACAAGAATCTCTTCTTCTTGAGAATACCTATTTTGCAGGAAAGCGTTTTCCGATAGAAAGGTTGAAGCTATAAATCCTACAACTTTCCTAGTAACTGAACACacaaaaaattacagaaaatttgattttttcgccattttccattttttccgtgCAACTGAACAGGACCTTAAGGTTCAAATATAGATATCTACTTTTTGTTTAGCATTTTAATTAATGTagtttcttttatttccccTCCGGAAGTACAAAAACAATATAGACTATATTATATGTAGCATAGGCACTTCAACCCAGATTGGAAGTTACTGTAGTTACATGAAGggctcggattaaatccgatCTTCCATCTCCATACGAAGggctcggatttaatccgagTTCCTACAAATCCGACTTGTCTATTGTTTGAATGAAAATTCGAGCTGTTCATTGCTGAGATGGACGGCCAGATCGACCGACATGTAGTGCAGGGGTGCACTATAGCACCCCCGGATCAACTTGAACCCACTGTCAAATATTCGTGGCTCTAGTGGCGGCTTCAGAAATTTGTAGtagggtgttcagaaattaccttaactctactagctgatatattaaccaataatagatgtacaaaatctcatatagttGTATAAATAGTAGGGTCAAAAACCgtaacttttatttttaaaaaattaactacgaggCGAAATgcttaaaaatatataactatttttttaaacaaaaatttaatttttttgaaagttgttgTATTTCATAGTAGATTGTGTTTTGAGAATAGAGGGggtaaaattttacagttgtcGAATATGAGGATttatattttgtgaaaaaatttaaacaacgtattaatctactaaaatCCTTTCAAAAGAAATTGTAGCGAGTATTTTGGAGTTAATCTTCTTGAAAATATGTTGTTCTTTAAAATGACAcgatgagattttttattaTAGTCTTAAGTTTGaagaaatattattcaagttaataggatttgcaatgtagttgaatttttttttaaagctttgtccatatttttataagctaattagaaaaaataaataaagtagtTATCATCATGAATGCAAAATTAATACATTTAGACCATTGAGAATAAAGATATGGAGAGATAATGCAGAACATAATACTTACACCaatagatttttctttttactttcctTTTacgatttttttaattataattatGAGCTTTATTTAAGGTAATGTGTTAGATGTTTAACTATGAATTATCTGGATAGATGGGTTGTAATTGTGTtgtgattgagtgttcaattagttttggattaggtgttcaattctttttgggttacgtgttcaattcttttagacttgggtgttcattgatatttacATTGAATGTTCAAAGAAAGGCTagtccataatttttacatgtattctaaacaaaaaaaatttgttcggaTGTTCAATTGACCATGGAAGAGTGTACATAGAGCCGCCTCTGCGTGGCTCCACCTTTGCTTTTGGGTTGAGCCAGCTTATTATTTTGCGAACATTTTCAATTCTACTCGTGCAATATCTAAGCTTAGAAGACACTTTGTATGGTCCATGGACAAAATAAGAGACGCTAAAACATTGGGCTCATGTTAATTCAACATGAGATAATCTCGAGCATCATCAAAAGATCCAACATCAACCATTTACACTAGGTAGATTTAAAGTGTTATACTTACCAAATTAATTGTGACTAAACTGTGTTTAAATAAGGAAAGTGAGACTTGGTTTACCTAAGAAAATTTCTTACCAAAAAAATCTCCACAACCTCTAACATCGAAGCACTTTGTCAAAGAATACCAAATTGACCGGAGATCATGCTGTACAATTGTGCTGTGCTGTAAAGTTACGTACTTAACTcataaaatataaacgagcttGATATTGTATCGAGTTTGGATTGGTACAGATTAGGTTCTCCTATCAAATGGTATCTATCATGTTCAAATATCATGGTATGACTTCAATCCCGCTCTCTCTCAATGACAAAAAAAGATTATCGTGCTGACTCCCTCTTTGCTTTAGACTATCACGTGAAATTCTTACCATTTTTGCGTAGATGATATTATAAAGAATTCATACACTTCATACCATTTGATTTTTACTTGACCAATTGCTTAAAgtcaataaaaaatatttttgtctatCAATTACCATAATTTTCGGACAACCCAAATATGTATCACGTTAATATTGGTctgttttctttcaaaatttcaaccTGCTGCTCTATAAAAAACATAGAACTAAAACACAACCTATGGATCCAAATTGGTACTTCAACTCTCAAGAAGATAATGTTGGATACGTTCGCAACA
Proteins encoded in this window:
- the LOC131304023 gene encoding uncharacterized protein LOC131304023 isoform X2; this encodes MASKVPLRNLPSLFSLIRNPISRNLSTAETQPQKLERIADELLSLNKFERFDYSVLFRHKMGLNNYGPAVSGPSPAASSPLAGAGSADVKAAEKTAFDVKLEKFDAGAKIKIIKEVRSFTELGLKEAKDLVEKAPVVVKKGVAKEEADSIMEKLKGLGATVVLE
- the LOC131304023 gene encoding uncharacterized protein LOC131304023 isoform X1, which codes for MNYEVHSVKFLQNPIREQDNGLDLLKMASKVPLRNLPSLFSLIRNPISRNLSTAETQPQKLERIADELLSLNKFERFDYSVLFRHKMGLNNYGPAVSGPSPAASSPLAGAGSADVKAAEKTAFDVKLEKFDAGAKIKIIKEVRSFTELGLKEAKDLVEKAPVVVKKGVAKEEADSIMEKLKGLGATVVLE